A window of Quercus robur chromosome 12, dhQueRobu3.1, whole genome shotgun sequence genomic DNA:
gacatTACTTTAATTTCATTGGAATGGCttgaattgtcaaaatttgTGGCTTAACATTAGCTATCAAACCATCAAAAAGTTGCATGATTTTATACATGAAGAAGTCAAGAAGTTGTATTAAATGTTGCATGGACTCATGGCCGAATTTATTGACTTCTCTGTTGATAGAAGTCTTGCATTATTGACATGCATACATACTTTACCTTTTTGGCCAAAATGTATGACTCCATTGGCATTCATGAATTGTCAAGAAAGGGCAAGAAACTACACCTGAAGTTACCAAATACATGCTAACCAAAATGTATGACTCCATTGGCAATAAATGCTAGCTATTTTTGTTGACTTGATATGTTTCATGTTGGTGATATTTCGGCTGAAGTTTAGCTATAAATAGAGGTGGAGCAAATGATATTCATGCATGAGCTATAGAGATAACAATTAGATCTTCTTCAGTGTGTGTGCACCAGAGTATAGGAAGTTAGTGTCTTGCAACTTTTGTCTAAATACAATAGGGTGTTCTCTATTCATTTGTGAGAGAAACAAGGGTGtatttggggtttgggtttgtgtgaGAGTGTCTTCAAGTCATTGTTGTAATCTCTACAGTTATAGTGAAATTTTATTCTGTCGCCTCCGGTGGACGTAGGGATATtgctgaaccacgtaaattcCTTGTgtcatattttttcttctctctcttcttaaaaCTTGTGTTAACAGATTATTTCAAccaattttcacaacactttccaTAACTCACAATAAAGACATGGATGTGAACTCCACACCACCATCTATGCACAAGTCTTTCAATCAGAGTTGGAATCATAGAAGTCACTTGGGCACAAGTAGAGTAGGGTGTGAAATCATTGGTTTGGCAACCATATCTTTACTTTAGTCAAGTATGGATCAAGGCATTAGCTCTTGCTTAATAGTCCACCATTTCATTAAAAGACTATCATATATTTGAGTTAACTAAgtcaaataattattattattattaatagcCCACCCATGACCTTTGGTTGACCTCTACACAATTTTCCATAtcagtattttttatttatattttttaatttgatttaggACTTTTAAGATGTATTCAGATACAAGAAAAAACTTATCGTCGAAGTAAGTCGGAGCAATCCAAAAGGGAAGAAAATGAGTTTTGGGAGTGAGGAGTGTTTTGATCTGTTTGGGATTTTGTTTTTGACATATTATGTGTTGGAATAACAGCTGAAGAAGAGGTGGGTTATGGATTAGTAACGAAAGGAATCACAAGTGAGTAAAGTATCAAAATTAAAACCACGGATAGGAAAGTCAAATTAGAGGCAAACTACAgatgggtaaagtgtaattatcccacaCTTTACagatttctattttgttttgggCTTGTCCTTCTCTAATTCTCTGGTCACTACATCACTATTagggtttttttaattatatttttactgtGTTCTTTATGCAAACACCTCCTCTCTcattcgaatttttttttttttaactctttcttcTCTCCTTCTCTAATTCTCCAATCACTAGATCACTATTAGggttttttaattatagttttttgttgataagaattgtcaattttttctattatgtagtcatatgttttttttttttttcaaataatttataggcactgaattttttggttctttactctttcttttggctttttagAAGTTCTAACATCTAAATTTTGGGTTCATATTTTGCAATATATGAAATTGCCTTGAAAAAATTCATGGGTTATTCTTTTGAGGTaacctatctttctcttatattttttctattatgtaGTCATATATTTTGCCTTACCATTTAAATTAATGTGATTTAAGAATTataaattactattattttaaaaaaattaattttcatatatatgaccctttttgcatttttactctattttttatattgttttttacGTTACTAGGTCTTGAATCTTGATGAACAAGCTTAGGTTATGCGTTAACCTCATAaatttgttctttaaatttttattatttaagaacCAAAAAGGGTGTTGATATATTTCTTGTGGCATTTTTCTCAATTATATTACCTGAAGGCAAGAGCCTCTTTCTCTCGCCAAGAATAAAAGTTGGAATCATAAGTAGATGAGAGGCAAGAAGGTGGCAGCCTAGGCTATGTAGATAATATATAGGAGCATTCCAAGTGTTTCCTAGATTGGTCATCTTCTATCTCGATTAAAAGTCTATGGCCTTTCAACTGgtacttccttcttcttttttctacaTTCATATATTCCGAAATCTATTCTTTCAAGTGCATTTATTTGTCTTCATTCTCTAACAAAGTCAATTTATTCATCTAATACACCTTTTTGTTGTTCTTCTTCTACgtgttaaaatattataactattGCCTATAACACTAAATTAGCTTTtccaattctcaaaaaaaaaaaaaaaaaaaaaacttttccaaaaCCTATTGCTCTAGATTAATGACTCTTTCTGAGTGTCAATGTCATTTCTGAGTATAATTAATTACTCTCTCTATATAAAAACttctatagtttttattttcttatttttgggttttttggttgCATTTTATATAGCAAGAAAAAACTCAGGATTTTGCAAACAAATTGAGCAATGGgaagaattatattatattaaaaaaatgattgagaccttaatttttattgaagAAAGGATGCCATTGATAATAGACATGACATGCCTAACATTATTggtgttagtattttttttttttcccctcttaaaTTGTAACTTATTTTTTCAAGTGATCATAACTTTAggcaaatttaaattttaaaatttttgttcaagtaatctgtgcattgcacgggttagtgactagtaataataataaatatggaAAAGGATTTTCTCTAGTTTAGAGATAAACTCTTTAAACCAAACTCCTCATATCTTTTTATTgcatttgaattttaaaaatctaactgttaagattgtatgtttttattatatcattTATGCTTGcgaaatttcaaaaagatcaaagattaataactatatcatcaatgacatgtttaaatttcaaatttttgtgataaaaaattatgtatgtgttaaaaatataaataacatgcaattgaacaattaaattttaaaaattcatattcaataaaaatatatatatcaaagaagTTTGAAGAATTTCTCTTCAAACATTGTCAATTAAATAAGGACTTTCTTCCTCCTtttgaaattagggtttttttttttatattcgaTCGGATGATATTGCAAGTCCCATATTGTACTTCTTGTTAATTTCTTCCTTGCACTGTGCGGATAGAGACTCGTGGAAAATGGCTAATAGAGGTAAGTTTTTCCTTTGACTTTGTGTAAAAAtcgtattattttttatatctttgATGTGTTGTCATGTCATTATCATTCCAAGTTCTTTGTTGGTGCAGtacaaggaagaaaaaaaaaagtgtgttttgattgaataaaaaaaattgtgttttcaccCTAACTTCACACaggattttctctctttattttatttttattataatttgactCAATCAACTTAAACACATGTGACAGTGTGAGTCTTTTAATGAAATAGTAGACCATTAGACAAGAGTGACATGGTCTATCATGATAATAGTATAATTTCTCCATAAGTCCCTTTCATTTTCAGCataattttgtgtaaaaaatgcaccataattctttttttttttctttctttctttcttaaggCAGCTAAATTACTTTCTTATGTggctaaaattaaataaacttagCCTGATTGAGAATCCAAATCCGGAATAAAACGGAACCAGCTCTTACACCAACAAAATACAACTATCCTAAGTATGAAACTTCTGACTATTACCCATTAACCAAAGCAGAGGTATTCAGCCATTATAAAAGGACAATAAATGTACAAGGAGAGAAATAAAGAGAACAATCAGAAGGCATCAATATCTTGACTCTCCACAAAGACATCCATTTCCATGATTCCATCACTTCTTCTATCAACCAACTATCAAAACCATTCTCATACAATCATTGACATTCATTGTTCAAACCCTATTCTCTCCCTTCCTAACTCATCcccccttgttttttttttttttttttttttggataattaagATCCTTCATTGTATTTTGATTCTCAACTTTGAGATTAGTAACTTTGTTATAAACCTCATTCTATTTTTATGAATGACAGTATGACACTCCATTCCTTGGAGACCttgaatataaatatatatatatatatatatatatatatataatctcttATAACCATTTGTGTCCATTACAAGCATATTTCAAATTAGATTCTCATCtacaaaaacctcaaaatagTGCTTACTAATAAGATTAATTAGAGggtaagaaaaagaaataaaataaaatataaacttgaAGGGAAGGCTTaagtgtaatttttaaaaatgggaCTAGGTTTCTAATATTATCCCAAAAATCTCTAGAAATTAGTGTAGTTTACTCAAATTTCTCTCCTttcttattgttgaaaactatttcttgtttttaaacaaaaaactttCACGTTGCTgaacatataaaacaaaatttccgTCCCTTTGAATAAGGAATATTTGCATAGCATAATATTGCATTTTAGTCATGCTAAACAAGTTTTTTCCTGCTTTGATgaatacattattttttttcttaccttaATACAATATTTTAGCTTTGCTAAAAATATTAGACAGTTGCTAAATATACTAATcttttattgttgaatatgtTTATCTCACCTTGCTGAAAGCATACCAATGTACTTTCACAAATCTTGTTGTACTTTCACAAATCTTGTTATACTTTCTTTGGGAGCATTTCCAATTTATACAGATGTCATTTACACTTAATTTGGAGGAACAATCCTAGAGGAGACTACAGATTTTAAGAAATGGGAAAAGAAATTGTGCTGAAATCCATTCGCATCCCATGCAAAATGAGCAGTGTAAGTAGCCAAATGCACCACGATGACTAACAAAAAGCTCAGTTGGTCTAGTGGACACAGATGATGCAGCACGCCTAATTCTTCAAAATCTGCAGAAAGAATGAACAAATATTATGCAGTAGTCAAGCTTTGCTGATTTTGATCCCTTTGAGCTGCTGCATTACTTTCCATAACTCACAATAAAGACATGGACGTGAACTCCACACCATCATCTATGCACAAGTCTTTCAATCAGAGTTGGAATCATAGAAGTCACTTGGGCACAGGGTCATAACCTCTGATTCAAGCAACTGGACCACCCTGTGCAATGTGGGGGTGATCCTCTGGAAAAGAAGAAACACACTGAATGGCAACTGAGAGCACATCAAGACTTTCTGCCTGCAGCCCCTCACAGTGTAACAATCTCTCTTTGCCTATTCCTGGGACCAGAAATAGTGGGTTAGCAGAGCAGCTTCAGTTTCTTTCCGAATCTTTAATTCACCATTGGCAGAGATCCAGAAATATTTCATGTGATAGAATTAAACCACGCTTGGTGAAGCCATCGAAAAGCACATATTTATTTGACAAAACAAGAGGTTTATTCCAGGATTTATGCGCTCCATGCTCTTTTTATCACCCTTATGCATGTGAACTTAATTTCATCAACCCTCACAAATCTAATCAAAGTTAGTTTCCCCCTAAATAACAAAAGACGTCTCCCAAGATCCTCTCCATCTAAGCAATGATCAGGCGGCACTAGCTCTTCGAAtgtctcattgttgatatcaaATGACAAAATCATTTCACTCTTGCATCTCCCTTGAATAGGTATGTTATCTACCAACCAATGCAAAGCTTCACCAAAAAATGGGGTTGGCAAGAAGTGATTAGAATAAACGTTAAACGCAGCATAAGGTCTCAATGAAACCCCAACCCTTCTCCAAGAATCTGAACTTTTTGTGTACACCTCAAGCTCAACGGGtttcaaataaaaagaatctgGAATTTTGACAACCTTATAAATTTTCAACTTATACTAGTCTCTGCCTCATCAAacattttgccaaaaaaaaaaaaaatcagttatcTTTGGTATAAATTAACAACTACTCTTgacttaaataaattttacaatttataatAGTCTCAGTCTCATCAAACAttatgtttaaaataaaaataaaccagttaaatttggtataaaattaaaaactactCTTGAATTAGTAACTTATACTAGTCTCAGCCTCATCAAACATTATTAGGGGGAAAAAATTTAACTTCGGTATAAAATTAACAACTAGCATTGAATTAACAACATTATCCAAGAAATCAACAGCTTACATTAACTACTCTCTACACTTTACAAAGACTAGGGgtgtgtttgaataccacttattttgttgaaattaaaaaattattgctgaaagtactgtaaataaaagtaaaaattagttgaaatagtacagtgatgCCTATGAATAATGCCAAAAAATATAGTGAGgttcataaatagtaacaaaaacaaactgaataatgaaataattttcatttttaatctcTACCCAAACGCACACTGATAGAAGCCATCCACAAGATTATTGGGAACCGAAATAAAACACTCGTTCAGATTAAATTGTCCTCACAAAATTCACTTATTACATACACTACACTACTGCTTAAAGCCTTAAACTTCAGACTCAGCTACCAAAAAATAACAAGTGGTACAAAATTGGTGGAATTGAGCTAAAATCTAAGTGAAACAAGTAAGGAGATCAAAACGCGCTGTTGGGGTTCCGGTTCGATctgagatgcaaacacagagaaagagagagaaatgcaaATTGaactgtaaaaataaaaaaaaaaataaaaataaaaaggagagctAGATAACAACAGAACAAAACCGCCCCCTCTCTCTCTAGTAGTAGAAGTATTTTGAGTATCATTGTGCGaaaatatgaaggaaaagaaataaaatctgtaaacaaaatttagccgaacaaaccatatatataggattttattaacttattataaGCTCACAAAGATACACATAGCAGTGATTTATTTGAGTAGGTACGCTGCTAAGCATTGATTATTTATGAGAAGAGCCTTGCAACCTTACAAAAAGCAAAACTACGTGTCGGCATGATACAGTTTCGACACAGTTACGTTAGATTTTTCATCTAGGCTATAGCCCTCCTCTGAGAAGAAGATCTAGAGGATGTTACTATAGTGATCTCTTGCTGTTCCAAATTAGATTTCAGTTCTGAAACATCTTCTGGGCTAAGTTGGAAGGCGTTGGCTAGTACGTCCGCTGGAATGGCCCTGAGGATAGAGGTTTGTCCCGCAAGAGGAGAAATCTGGGCATTGTCATTTGTCTTGAAGGCCACCCACTCGAAACCCTCACTACTACTAGCTCGTTTCACCACAGCAAAGTTTTGTGGTACGGTTAAGATTTGATGTTGCTGCAGCTCATCTTGGAACACAGTTTGACCAAAGTCGTCAACCACTTGAACTTGGGCACGACCTTTTACTACATAGATCACGCTGTGTGCATTCCTATTCCAGTGTGGAACATAAATAGCATCCTGCGTGTAACATGTATGACCtctaaattaattaaacctaaaattcaaaaaagcaaataatatttgttaaatttaatCGCTGCTTTCATTAACATTACCCTTTGGAGCCTTCCAAACTCAGCACTGAGTTGAAGCCAGCGAAGGACTGGGAGGTTGTGGCTGTTGAGGGTACTGATTCGACCGGCTTGGGGGTTGTAAATATCAGCTCGTGAAGGGTCGTGGATGTTCTCCCTGAGCCTCAAGGTGCACAGAGTCTCCTCAATGCCATTGTCACGTCCACCTCGGTGGCTCTCACGTGGTTCCCTCTCGTCttctctctcttgctctctctcttgTCTTTCCAATCGCTCGCGCTCTTCACGCGACCTTGGCGGCCTGGCCACTTGAAGCCTACCCTTCACTTTCACTATGTTTTTCCTGTCTTCTTGGAAGCCTTGAAGGTTTCTAATGGTATCCTCATTCACGTTGAAAGCATCAGCCAAATCCTCAGTACGGAAGCCACTGAAGAGATTGTTGCCCTGTCCCTGTTGCTGCTGATGACCACGCTCGCGACGGCCTTGGCCTTGCTGTTGCTGGCGTCGTTGTCCTCGTGGGCTTCGACCTTGTAGCTGAAATTCATCTTCTGGGTTTCCGGCAAGGTAGAAGTGCTACATATGTATACAAAGCCAGCCATATAAGATGCATATATCGTCACTTTAATTGGAACTGATATTTGGATTTCTAATTAGTTCTTACTCTGGGGTTCTCGTCAAGCTGGTTGGCTTGGTTGTTAGTGTCAAGGAGAGAGAGTGCGACAACCTCCGAATCGCCATCATTGTACAACCAATGGGCTACTCCGGCGGGCAATGCTATGATGTCACCCTGTCGGAAGTTTCGGATCTTCTGGTGCTGGTCTGGCTGCTGTCCTTTtcgttgttgttgctgttgttga
This region includes:
- the LOC126710582 gene encoding 11S globulin seed storage protein Jug r 4-like isoform X2, with amino-acid sequence MAKPILLYTSLCLQLLVLFNGCLATQTSRQQRQFNQCQLDRLDALEPNHRIEAEAGVIESWDPNDQQFQCVGVAVVRRTIEPNGLLLPQYASAPQLIYIERGYGIFGGVLPGCPNTYQESQQQQQQRKGQQPDQHQKIRNFRQGDIIALPAGVAHWLYNDGDSEVVALSLLDTNNQANQLDENPRHFYLAGNPEDEFQQGQGRRERGHQQQQGQGNNLFSGFRTEDLADAFNVNEDTIRNLQGFQEDRKNIVKVKGRLQVARPPRSREERERLERQEREQEREDEREPRESHRGGRDNGIEETLCTLRLRENIHDPSRADIYNPQAGRISTLNSHNLPVLRWLQLSAEFGRLQRDAIYVPHWNRNAHSVIYVVKGRAQVQVVDDFGQTVFQDELQQHQILTVPQNFAVVKRASSSEGFEWVAFKTNDNAQISPLAGQTSILRAIPADVLANAFQLSPEDVSELKSNLEQQEITIVTSSRSSSQRRAIA
- the LOC126710582 gene encoding 11S globulin seed storage protein Jug r 4-like isoform X1, translating into MAKPILLYTSLCLQLLVLFNGCLATQTSRQQRQFNQCQLDRLDALEPNHRIEAEAGVIESWDPNDQQFQCVGVAVVRRTIEPNGLLLPQYASAPQLIYIERGYGIFGGVLPGCPNTYQESQQQQQQRKGQQPDQHQKIRNFRQGDIIALPAGVAHWLYNDGDSEVVALSLLDTNNQANQLDENPRHFYLAGNPEDEFQLQGRSPRGQRRQQQQGQGRRERGHQQQQGQGNNLFSGFRTEDLADAFNVNEDTIRNLQGFQEDRKNIVKVKGRLQVARPPRSREERERLERQEREQEREDEREPRESHRGGRDNGIEETLCTLRLRENIHDPSRADIYNPQAGRISTLNSHNLPVLRWLQLSAEFGRLQRDAIYVPHWNRNAHSVIYVVKGRAQVQVVDDFGQTVFQDELQQHQILTVPQNFAVVKRASSSEGFEWVAFKTNDNAQISPLAGQTSILRAIPADVLANAFQLSPEDVSELKSNLEQQEITIVTSSRSSSQRRAIA